The following coding sequences are from one Humulus lupulus chromosome X, drHumLupu1.1, whole genome shotgun sequence window:
- the LOC133803385 gene encoding 1-aminocyclopropane-1-carboxylate oxidase 5, which yields MAIPVIDFSKLDNGESRAETLAQIANGCEEWGFFQLVNHGISDELLERVKRVCEECFKMEREENFKNSTAMNLLKELAQKNNGEKLEDADWEDVFTLMDGVEWPSNTPGFKETMGEYRSELKKLAEKMMEVMDENLGLPKGNIKRAFNCGEGGNEAFFGTKVSHYPPCPHPELVNGLRAHTDAGGVILLFQDDNVGGLQILKDGQWIDVQPIPNAIVINTGDQIEVLSNGRYKSVWHRVLVGTSGNRRSIASFYNPSLKATIAPAPELLLEKTDQELDQIYPKFVFGDYMSVYAQQKFLPKEPRFQAVVRAV from the exons atggcAATTCCAGTGATTGATTTCTCAAAGCTCGATAACGGAGAGAGCAGAGCCGAAACTTTGGCTCAGATCGCCAACGGGTGTGAGGAATGGGGTTTCTTTCAG CTGGTGAACCATGGAATTTCAGATGAGCTCCTGGAGAGGGTGAAGAGGGTGTGTGAAGAGTGCTTTAAGATGGAAAGAGAAGAGAATTTCAAGAACTCAACAGCCATGAATTTGTTGAAAGAGTTGGCTCAAAAGAACAATGGGGAGAAATTGGAGGATGCTGACTGGGAAGATGTCTTTACTCTCATGGACGGTGTTGAATGGCCTTCAAACACCCCTGGATTcaa GGAAACCATGGGAGAATACAGGTCAGAACTAAAGAAGTTAGCAGAGAAGATGATGGAAGTCATGGATGAGAACTTGGGTTTGCCAAAGGGAAACATCAAGAGAGCCTTCAACTGCGGAGAAGGAGGTAATGAAGCCTTTTTCGGGACCAAGGTGAGCCACTACCCGCCATGTCCTCATCCCGAGCTTGTTAATGGCCTGAGAGCCCACACCGATGCCGGCGGTGTCATCTTGCTATTCCAAGATGACAACGTGGGAGGCCTTCAGATTCTTAAGGATGGCCAGTGGATTGATGTTCAGCCAATTCCCAATGCTATTGTCATCAATACTGGGGACCAGATTGAGGTTCTCAGCAATGGTCGATACAAGAGTGTTTGGCACCGGGTTTTGGTTGGCACTAGTGGGAATAGGAGATCTATTGCTTCCTTCTACAATCCATCACTCAAGGCTACCATTGCTCCAGCACCTGAATTATTGTTGGAGAAGACAGACCAAGAGCTGGATCAGATTTATCCCAAGTTTGTGTTTGGTGACTACATGTCAGTTTATGCCCAGCAGAAGTTCCTTCCCAAGGAACCAAGGTTCCAAGCTGTAGTGAGAGCCGTGTAa